Part of the Triticum urartu cultivar G1812 chromosome 2, Tu2.1, whole genome shotgun sequence genome, TGCAAAGTGGCTTTGTTTGTTGCCTTTTGGTTCAGATATGGTCTTTACAAATGCCACCCACTGAGGATAGATGTCATAGGCAAGATAGTATCCCATGTTGCCATTGACGTGCAGTTGCACGGCGGTGATTCTCCATTACAAAGCCTCCTGAACACAGGAGATCCGTTGAAGCATGTTGATGTCGTTGTGAGAACCCGACATTCCAAAGAAAGCATGCCAATACCATAAGTCATGTGATGTCGCTGCTTCCAGTATGATGGTGGCCTTTATGGTGTGACCTTAATATATTCCCCGTAAACCTTTGGGTAGTTTTTTCATTACCAATGCATGCAATCAATTGATCCGAGCAGTGTTGGAAACCCTTCTCCAATAGCCAACAACTATTATGTGTCctgcacatttggttctcttagATACTCTGCTCCAAACACCTGCACCACGGCGCGGACAAACCTAACAGTAGTATTCAAGCATGTACTCTCCTCCATCCGGACCATCTCACCAATGGCATCAGCGGTAGTACCAAGTGCAAGCATCCTCAGAGCAGCCGTGCATTTCTGCTTAGCAGAGAAAGAAAGTTGGCCGCAACAATCCCTTGTGAGTTTGAAGTAGTCATTGTGTGCCCCTACTCCCTCCACAACGCGCAAAAAACAATGGTTTGCGCATAAGAAAACGACGATGAAACCATGCATCATCTGAAAAAGTTGGTTCCGGAGCAAAGTAGTCCGTGTGCAGTAGCCGTGCTCCGGAGACCCTCAGGTCACTCTTCTCCCTTTGATCGAGCCCTTTAAGTTGACAATATGCTCCACCTGCCGGTCCATTTCCTCTTGCATGCTCATGCCCACTTCTTCGTCTGAATCCGACGAATCGAAGAACTTATCTTCAATCATTTTATCAAGTTCCGTCGGTCCATACTCCTCGTTCGACGAAGCATCAGAGTCCATCACTTTCCCTGCGAATGAACACAAAAAACTGTGTCGGACAATGTATCGAACACATAGAGCGCAAGGGGCAGCTCGAATAGTTGCCAAACATACCATGGTGGCATCCGGGCCGGCGACAATGTCTGCGGGGGCGAACACGATAGAGAGGAATGTTGTGTCGGTGCTGGCGGCACTGTGGCTCGAAACGACTGTGGAGCAAGGGTGGTGGCGTAGCTATGAAAGGTCCGGCACGGAGGAGGAAGAGGTGAGAGAGAAAATGGATTCGGTAGGTCGAGGAGGTGGATTTGATGCAATTTGTGGTGGGGTAGGCCTATCGGATCCGACGTGGACGCGCCCGGGCTATCTGCCCTGTATTTGGACTGGATTGAGGGGTGGCAGTCAGTGTGGGTGTTTGAGGCGCTCGTCTGGGTCAGTTTTTTGACTAGTCGATGACCGAGGCGTTCACCCGGGCGttgggcgggggggggggggggggggggggggggggggggggggggggggggggggggggggggctgagGAGCCCGGTTGTAGATGCTTCTAGTCTTTACCGAGGCCTGAGCAAATGGCAGCGCTTCATCTTTGAATTGGTCTTTTGGGTTTTGATCCTCGAATTCATCTGTCATGACGGAGTCGATGGAACTCCAATGTAGATTCCTACAATCTCTTGGCTGTTAGGTTTTCTCGTCATAAGTGCGCGACAGTATCTGGTGTGGTCGATTCAACAGTCACGACAATGGCTTTAGGGCGTTGATCTTCAAGGACATGTGCACGAAGACTTTTCAGTTATCATTAACAAGGTTAGGCCGGCTCAGGTGTGGGGCAGCTACAATGGTGTGTTAACGGCTCGGTCCGACAGTGGTAGTGGTCGTTCGGTGGTCCACCTTGATGtatttttttaattatgtttagAGTGCTTTGTACCTTCGGTTAACTTTTATAATAAAATTGTGTTTTTTtaaaacaaaagaaaatgtaTTGACATGTGACCGTGTACCATCACACATAATGTACTTTCGATGAACTTTGTATCATCAAACGAAAATATCAACACCCCGTTTCCAAAAAGACTAACACTCCGTCAGACGGTTACACAAATAGACCGATCTTCTCTGCTCAGGTGACTATCTTACGGCTACCCAAAGAACCGCATCTGTTGTTTGTACGTACCTATTTCGTGTGTGAAACTGGGCGCAACCGAATTTTATTCCCCGTGTTGGTCGTGCACTGACACTGCTGCAGCATGTTGCAACTCCGGAAAGCTACTTATTAAAAAAAAAAAAACTCCGGAATGCTACAATCACGGCTGGTGCTGATTGCGAGTTCAGATAAACTTAACTTCAGTTTATCCATGGTTTTTACCTTCTTTTTTTAGCTGGCATGCTTTTTTTAACTTTGCTTTTTACTCTTCAGAAAAAAAAATCTTACATTATAGAACCGAGGAAGTACTTTTAAGCAATTGATTCATCAGCAGCTCTCGTACATGTTTGCCATCACGTTGCTATGCCATATGCTCCGTGCACACCTAGACCTTGTTCGACAATCCACCGACTCCGAAAATCTGCGAAGCGAAAAAACTGCAGCTTCATCCGCTCCGGGAGCGGAGTTGTGGAACATAGCAATTACAAACAGGGCATTAACCGCTGAAAGGCGAGACCGGGGCTCCTCCCGCCCAGGCCACGCCGCGCCTTTTGGATGCGGCCGGCGGTTCTCAACATCTCGACCCGGGCGTTCGATGATCTCTGTCGGGCATTCAGTGCTTCCAGTTGGATTAGCTGGCACGTTGCACATGCGCGGTCACAAATCGCAAGGGCATGGGATCTGTCGTTCTCCGTCAAAACCTTAAAACACACTGTGCTGTACCGTGAGTTTGCCGGCCATAACATTGCAAGATTATTTTGATGCTGATAATCTGTGGTGCCGATCGATGATGCTACCGCAAACAGGAGAAATGATCGTGGGGTCTCTTGCGCTCTTGCACGTAGTCGTGTTGACGAACAGCGTAAGCAGTAAAAAAAGGCGTTGTTATCGTGAAATGCGTAAGGTGGATCGACCAGTCGCCAGCTCTGTCGCGTGCGCAGCGCTTAGGGCTAGTTTGGTTCGCTTCCACGTCGCGGGATGCCTGGCCTGGAGCTTCCCTGAAGTCTGCCTGAACTTCGTTTGGTTGGTGTCCTGAGAATTTTGGTGCGAGCCTGGCCTGAATCGCCCAGGCATGAGATTAGCCTGCCAGGCGTCCCCTTCCATCCGCCTGGACAGCAGGCAACATCAGCCTGACGCTGATCCAGCAGGTTATAGATGAGTTATGGGCTGCTTTTTCAGTTTTATGTTTGTTTATTCCTCCCAGGCCCAGCACACAATTCAAACAGCTACCTCTCTAGGCGGCGAAAATCATATATTTGACCTCAGGGCGAAATCAAATCACAAAATGATCTGCTCTCGAAAAAATTTCACTCTGCTGACCCTTTCGTGTGGCGCCCGACAGCTAGGCGCCACACACCACTGTGCAGCGTCTCTGCCTTAGGCGTCGCACCTCCTGCCAGCGTGGCAGCCCTGGTCCAGTTGCGGCCCCACAGACAGCGGTGCAGCGCCCAAGGGATAGGCGACACACTGTGTAATGTGCAGCGCCTATGGCTTGGGCGCTGCACATTGACTTAAGCCGCATCGGGCCAGCCCCTCCCAGCAGTTCTTCCCCCTCTGAGCAGTTGCTCTGTTTACAGAgagcggcggcagcggcgctcCCTTCGGACCCCCCCCCACACCCCTCTCAGATCTGAAGTTTTGAGGCCCGGATTCGATCTCCAATCCCTCCTACTAGGTAAACTCCTATGTTCCCTTTCTTTTTCTCCGTAAATGAGTTGCAATTTTAGGGATTTGCCCAAGATTAGGTGGAACCTTTGATTTGCTTGGTTTGGATCTTTGTTTGCCCAAGATTAGGTGGAACCTTTGACCCCCCCACACTATATGATTCTTGTTAGTGAAACCTAGATTGTAATTTTTTTTAGATATATATGAGATGCCTAGTTTTGTAGATAATTATGAGATGTTGAGTGTTGTAGCTATATGTGAGATGTTGAATTTTTTTAGATATATATTAAATGTTGAGTTTATTTGAAATATGAGATGTTGATTTACTTGAACACATATGACATACTAGATATATACGAGAATTTACAATCATTTATTCATTGTGTGAGAAGGAGATGTTGAGATTCTTGTAGATGAATACATATGAGATGTTTAGATGAACACATATGAAATGTTGAGTGTTTACCGATATTTGAGATGAACTCATATATGTTTATTGTTTGAACTTTGTAAGGATGGTTTGGCTTCTCGACGATGTCTACGACACGAAACACCGGGCCTACATGATGCGCGAGAAGGAGATGGTAATAACGAGTAATCTAAATATTTTGCCTTAAGTTGAAATTTACATGCCCTAAGATTTGTCATTACTTGTTTTTTGCAGAAGCTTGAACCTTTGAAGATTCGGTATCACGGGGTCTCTGGTCCTGCCATGCCTTACGATGAGCGGTACACACCGTACATCAAGCAGGCAGGACTACTCCCGTGGATTCAGTTGGTCAGCCGGTCCACGCCGAATCTGAACGCTCCACTGGTGTCCGCTCTTGCTGATCGGTGGAGGCCGGAGACGCATAGTTTCCATCTTCGGACTGGGGAGATGACCGTGACGCTCGAGGATGTCTCGTTGATCACCGGTCTTGCTATCGACGGGATGCCTCTCTGTATGAGCACCGATTCTGATGGGTGGCGCGAGCAGATGATTGCTCTTATCGGTATGGCTCCTACCGAGGCTGAGGCTGATGTagaggagggagaagagaagaagaagaagaaaaggaaagcatccgGAGCTGCTTTCACGTGGATTCAAACTCACTTTGCGACGTGCCCTCCGGATACCACTGATGACATGATCCAgacactgttggaaatatgccctagaggcaataataaattggttattattatatatttccttgttcatgataatcgtttattatccatgctataattgtattgataggaaactcagatacatgtgtggatacatagacaacaccatgtccctagtaagccgctagttgactagctcgttgatcaataaatggttacggtttcctgaccatggacattggatgtcattgataacgggatcacgtcattaggagaatgatgtgatggacaaagacccaatcctaagcctagcacaaagatcgtgtagttcgtatgctaaagcttttctaatgtcaagtatcatttccttagaccatgagattgtgcaactcccggataccgtaggagtgctttgggtgtgccaaacgtcacaacgtaactgggtggctataaaggtacattacaggtatctccgaaagtgtctgttgggttggcacgaatcgagactgggatttgtcactccgtgtaaacggaaaggtatctctgggcccactcggtaggacatcatcatatgcgcaatgtgaccaaggagttgatcacgggatgatgtgttacggaacgagtaaagagacttgccgataacgagattgaacaaggtatagggataccgacgatcgaatctcgggcaagtacaataccgctagacaaagggaattgtatacgggattgattgagtccttgacgtcgtggttcatccgatgagatcatcgtggaacatgtgggagccaacatgggtatccagatcccgctgttggttattgaccggagaacgtctcggtcatgtctgcatgtctcccgaacccgtagggtctacacacttaaggttcgatgacgctagggttataaaggaagcttgtatgtggttaccgaatgttgttcggagtcccagatgagatcccggacgtcacgaggagttccggaatggtccggaggtaaagatttatatataggaagtcctatttcggccatcggggcaagtttcggggtcatcggtattgtaccgggaccaccggaagggtcccgggggcccaccgggtggggccacctatcccggagggtcccatgggctgaagtgagaagggatccagcccaaagtgggctggggcaccacttcccctagggcccatgcgcctagggtgaaaggggaaccctaaggaagagtcccaaggagggaaggcacctcctaggtgccttgggggggagggaaacctcccctggccgccgccccctaggagattggatctcctagggctggcgcaccccccctttgggatccctatatatagtgagggtaggagggcctcttgacacaccccttatgcctttggtgcagccctccctctctcccaagttcttctcctctcccgtggtgcttggcgaagccctgcaggattgccacgctcctccatcaccaccacgccgttgtgctgctgctggatggagtcttcctcaacctctccctctctccttgctggatcaaggcgtgggagacgtcaccgggatgtacgtgtgttgaacgcggaggtgccgtccgttcggcactaggatcatcggtgatctaaatcacgacgagtacgactccatcaaccccgttcacttgaacgcttccgcttagcgatctacaagggtatgtagatgcactctccttcccctcgttgctggtctctccatagatagatcttggtgacacgtaggaaattttttgaatttctgctacgttccccaacagtggcatcatgagctaggtctatgcgtagttactatgcacgagtagaacacaacacaaagtagttgtgggcgttgattttgttcaatatgcttaccgttactagtcatatcttgattcggcggcattgtgggatgaagcggcccggaccaaccttacacgtactcttgcgtgagaccggttccaccgacaaacatgcactagttgcataaggtggctggcgggtgtctgtctctcccactttagtcggatcggattcgatgaaaagggtccttatgaaggggtaaatagcaattggcatatcacgttgtggtatttgcgtaggtaagaaccgttcttgctagaaacccatagcagccacgtaaaacatgcaaacaacaattagaggatgtctaacttgtttttgcagggtatgccatgtgatgtgatatggcaaaaggatgtgatgaacgatatatgtgatgtatgagattgatcatgttcttgtcaagggaatcacgacttgcatgtcgatgacgagacaacttcaagaagacacgatgatggagatcatgatgatggagatcatggtgtcataccggtgacaagatgatcatggagcccaagatggagatcaaaggagctatatgatattggccatatcatgtcactattatttgattgcatatgatgtttatcatatttatacatcttatttgcttagaacgacggtagtaaataagatgatcccttacaacaatttcaagaagtgttctcccctaactgtgcaccgttgctacagttcgtcgtttctaagcaccacgtgttaatcgggtgtgatggatccttacgttcacatacaacgggtgtaagacagttttacacatgcaaaaacacttagggttaacttgacgagcctagcatgtacagacatggcctcggaacacagaagaccgaaaggtcgagcatgagtcgtatagaagatacgatcaacataaagatgttcaccgacgttgactagtccgtctcacgcacagatcggacacggcctagttgactcggatcatgtaatcacttagatgactagagggatgtctatctaagtgggagttcataagatgaacttaattatcttgaacatagtcaaaaggattttgcaaattatgtcgtagctcgcgctttagttctactgttagttatgttcctagagaaaaattagttgaaagttgatagtagcaattatgcggactaggtccgtaaactgaggattgtcctcattgcttcttagaaggcttatgtccttaatgcaccgctcagtgtgctgaacctcgaacgttgtctgtggatgttgcgaacatctgacatacacgttttgataactacatgatagttcagttaaacggtatagagttgaggcaccaaagacgttttggaaacgtcgcaaaacatatgagatgttttgagggctgaaattgggatttcaagctcgtgcccacgtcaagaggtataagacctccgatgattttcttagcctgcaaactaagggagaaaagctcgattgttgagcttgtgctcagattgtctgagtacaacaatcgcttgaatcaagtgggagttgatcttccagatgagatagtgatgtttctccgaagccattaccaccaagctgctagagcttcgtgataaactataatatatcagggacatatatgatgatccttgagatattcgcgatgtttgacaccacaaaagtagaaatcaagaaggaacatcaatcgttgatggttggtgaaaccactagtttcaagaagggcaagggaacaaagggatacttcatgaaacggcaattcagctgctgctctagtgaagaaacccaaggttgaacccaaacccgagactaagtgcttctgtaataaggggaacagccactggagcagaattaccctagatacttggtagatgagaaggctggcaaggtcgatagaagtatattggatatacattgtgttgatgtgtactttactagtactcctagtagcaccagggtattagataccggttcggttgctaagtgttagtaactcgaaataaaagctacgaaataaacggagactagctaaaggtgagctgacgatatgtgttggaagtgtttccaatgttgatatgatcaagcaacgcacgctccctctaccatcgagattggtgttaaacctaaataattgttatttggtgtttgcgttaagcatagacatgattggattatgcctattgcaatacgattattcatttaagaagattaatggttactctgtttatttgaataataccttcaaatggtcttacacctgaaatgaatggtttattgaatctcgatcgtagtgatacacatgttcatgccaaaagatagtaatgatagtaccacctacttgtggtactgccacttaagtcatattggtataaaacgcatgaagaagctccatgttgatggatctttgggctcactcgtttttgaaaagtttgagacatgcgaaccatgtctgttggtatatatgcatgaagaaactccatgcaaatggaccgttttgtactcacttgattttgaatcacttgagacatgcaaatcataccacatgggcaagatgactgaaagcctcgtttttcagtaaaatggaactagaaagcagcttgttggaagtaatacattttgatgtgtgcagtccaatgagtgctgaggcgtgtagtgaatatcgttatgttcttacttcacagatgatttgagtagatgttgagtacatttatttgataaatcacgagtctgaattattgaaaggttcaagtaatttcagggtgaagttgaaagatcgtcgtaacaagaggataaaagatctatgatatgatcatagagatgaatatctgaattacgagtttggcacagaattaagacattgtggaaattgtttcacaactaatacagcctgcaacaccatagtgtgatggtgtgtccgaacatcataactgcaccctattggatatgatgcataccatgatgtctcttatcgaattaccacaatagtttatgggttaagcattagagacaaccacattcactttaaatagggcaccacgtaattccgatgagatgacaccgtatgaactatggtttagagaaacctaagctgtcatttcttaaaaaatttggggctgcgacgcttatgtggaaaagt contains:
- the LOC125536774 gene encoding protein MAINTENANCE OF MERISTEMS-like, producing MVWLLDDVYDTKHRAYMMREKEMKLEPLKIRYHGVSGPAMPYDERYTPYIKQAGLLPWIQLVSRSTPNLNAPLVSALADRWRPETHSFHLRTGEMTVTLEDVSLITGLAIDGMPLCMSTDSDGWREQMIALIGMAPTEAEADVEEGEEKKKKKRKASGAAFTWIQTHFATCPPDTTDDMIQTLLEICPRGNNKLVIIIYFLVHDNRLLSML